The Strix aluco isolate bStrAlu1 unplaced genomic scaffold, bStrAlu1.hap1 HAP1_SCAFFOLD_86, whole genome shotgun sequence genome has a window encoding:
- the LOC141918947 gene encoding kinesin-like protein KIF20B yields the protein MRMTLEEQEQTHIKQDQVIETKLEETNRLVWGNLSMEREQGDKIVLDKVDFFLKQLFRSYVGECLTRGLIVAEKEESETKYQTDKKNWLEEKMRLMSEVKEAESHHNREMRKFADDRECYVEQQAEIERLAAQLVEKDNNLQKWREERNKLIEALEVQLKTLASITIQKDKEIAELKQAAVNDSGKDEGTDTEELRKQLAEKDDFIKELKQGVNHKSLQSLAEVPLPEGQDKIDQSVNKEEHSEIVLDSSEVSTESGNTSRFPKPEMEIQFTPLEPDKMEVKH from the exons atGCGGATGACAttagaagaacaagaacagaCTCATATTAAACAAGATCAAGTGATTGAAACCAAATTAGAAGAGACCAACAGATTAGTTTGGGGTAATCTCTCCATGGAAAGGGAGCAAGGAGACAAAATTGTTTTGGAT AAAGTAGACTTTTTTCTCAAGCAGCTTTTCAGGTCCTATGTGGGAGAATGTCTGACAAGAGGTTTGATTGTGGcagagaaggag GAAAGTGAGACAAAGTATCAAACTGATAAAAAGAATtggctggaggaaaaaatgagactcatgagtgaagtgaaagaagctgagagccatcacaacagagaaatgagaaaatttgcgGATGACAGAGAATGTTATGTAGAGCAGcaagcagaaatt gAAAGACTTGCTGCACAGCTGGTAGAAAAGGACAACAATCTTCAAAAGTGGcgtgaagaaagaaataaattaatagaagCTTTGGAAGTACAGCTCAAGACTTTGGCTTCTATCACCatacaaaaagataaagaaatagcaGAACTGAAACAAGCTGCAGTAAATGATTCAGGAAAG GATGAGGGaactgatacagaagaactaagaaaacagctggctgagaaagatgactttataaaGGAATTGAAACAAGGCGTTAACcataaaagtcttcagtctttggcagaagtacctttacctgaaggacaagataaaatagatCAGTCTGTAAACAAAGAG gagcattcagaaattgtccttgactcttcagaagtgtccacagaaaGTGGAAATACTAGTCGGTTCCCAAAACCAGAGATGGAAATTCAGTTCACACCTCTGGAACCCGATAAGATGGAGGTGAAACACTAG